In one Verrucomicrobiota bacterium JB022 genomic region, the following are encoded:
- a CDS encoding DEAD/DEAH box helicase family protein: MTKKDLSERDICSKYITPAILRAGWSASQFREEVNLTAGRVMVRGNLVSRIQNPDVTGGPKRADYVIYASPNVPLAVIEAKRNIYEVSHGMQQAMAYAEMLDVPFAFSSNGDGFLLHDFTGLFASTELELSNEEFPGFESLWSKYCQWKGIENKQQKTLFTVPYHTDGSGKEPRYYQKVAINRAVAEIAKGRQRLLLVMATGTGKTYTAFQIIWRLWKAKHKKRILFLADRNILIDQTIQQDFAPFGEVMHKITNRTVKRNYEIYLCLYQAVTGSAEWKQIYRQFPEDFFDLVVIDECHRGSATEDSAWREVLDYFQNATHIGLTATPKEKTVKDKENQRILIEEPQFNYKYFGSPIYTYSLKQGIEDGFLAPYRVIRVVSDVDALGYTPEKGKVDKHGRPVEQRLYNTKDFDREMILTQRTEFVAQRVWEFLKKTDPLSKTIIFCDDQPHAERMRQALVNLIPEAVGNRRYVVRITGDDKEGKAQLSYFIDNDEPYPVIATTSKLLSTGVDAKTCKLIVLDQTIKSLTQFKQILGRGTRIREDYGKLFFTVMDFKGATALFQDPEFDGEPVEVYQPEPDDPILPPEDSKPGSGEEPQPPPFGAEGDPSEPEPVPHPPGPPESPERRIRYTIDDVPVDLAIERSQYLAPC; this comes from the coding sequence ATGACCAAGAAGGACCTCAGTGAGCGGGATATTTGCTCCAAGTATATAACCCCTGCCATTCTGAGGGCCGGATGGAGCGCTTCCCAGTTTCGCGAGGAAGTGAACCTCACGGCGGGCCGCGTCATGGTCAGAGGCAATCTGGTCTCACGCATACAGAATCCAGACGTAACCGGAGGGCCAAAGCGCGCAGATTATGTGATATACGCGAGTCCGAACGTTCCGTTGGCTGTCATAGAAGCTAAGCGCAATATCTACGAAGTCAGCCACGGCATGCAGCAGGCGATGGCTTACGCGGAAATGCTTGATGTGCCTTTCGCTTTCAGTTCCAACGGTGACGGATTTCTACTTCACGATTTTACAGGACTTTTTGCTTCTACTGAGCTTGAGCTGAGTAACGAAGAGTTTCCTGGCTTCGAGTCGCTCTGGTCAAAGTATTGTCAGTGGAAGGGCATTGAAAATAAGCAACAAAAGACGCTATTCACCGTTCCTTATCATACCGACGGCTCCGGCAAGGAGCCACGCTACTACCAAAAGGTCGCGATCAATCGAGCAGTCGCTGAGATCGCCAAAGGACGCCAAAGGCTTCTGCTGGTAATGGCAACAGGAACCGGCAAGACGTACACCGCATTTCAAATCATCTGGCGTCTCTGGAAGGCAAAGCACAAGAAGCGCATCCTTTTTCTTGCTGACCGAAACATCCTGATCGATCAAACCATTCAGCAGGATTTCGCGCCTTTCGGAGAGGTGATGCACAAGATCACGAACCGGACCGTCAAGCGTAACTACGAGATATACCTGTGCCTTTATCAGGCGGTGACTGGGAGCGCTGAATGGAAGCAGATCTACCGCCAATTTCCTGAAGATTTTTTCGACCTTGTTGTGATCGACGAGTGTCACCGCGGCAGTGCCACTGAAGACTCTGCATGGCGGGAAGTCCTCGATTACTTCCAGAACGCCACCCATATAGGCCTGACGGCTACGCCTAAAGAGAAGACGGTGAAAGACAAAGAGAATCAGCGCATTCTCATCGAGGAACCTCAGTTCAACTACAAATATTTCGGCTCTCCCATTTATACCTACTCTTTGAAGCAAGGCATCGAAGACGGCTTCCTTGCTCCCTATCGTGTCATTCGGGTGGTGTCAGATGTCGATGCCCTTGGATATACTCCAGAGAAAGGGAAGGTCGATAAACATGGCCGACCTGTCGAGCAGCGCCTCTACAACACCAAAGATTTTGACCGGGAAATGATCCTTACCCAGCGCACGGAGTTTGTGGCGCAGCGTGTCTGGGAATTTCTGAAAAAGACAGACCCTTTGTCCAAAACGATCATCTTTTGTGATGATCAGCCTCACGCAGAGCGTATGCGGCAGGCTCTGGTCAACTTGATCCCAGAGGCTGTCGGCAACCGCCGCTACGTCGTCCGCATTACTGGAGACGACAAGGAGGGTAAAGCTCAGTTGTCCTACTTCATCGATAACGACGAGCCCTATCCAGTCATCGCCACGACTTCGAAGCTGCTCTCCACCGGTGTCGATGCCAAGACCTGCAAGTTGATCGTACTCGATCAAACCATTAAATCGTTAACGCAATTCAAGCAGATCCTCGGGCGGGGCACACGAATTCGGGAGGACTACGGCAAACTCTTCTTCACTGTCATGGACTTCAAGGGGGCTACGGCTCTATTTCAGGACCCGGAGTTTGATGGTGAACCGGTCGAAGTTTATCAGCCGGAGCCGGATGATCCTATTTTACCGCCAGAAGATTCTAAGCCA